The window CTGATTTCAGAGCCTTTCCGCTTTGACGCCGCCGCGCCGCAGACGCTGAAACTGACGGCGGAGAGCGCCGAGCCGGCGGGCGAACGCGCCACGCTGCGCGTGATTACGCAGAATCGCCAGGCGCTGAACCAACTGGTCGCCCAACTGCCCGACGGCGGCGAGCTGCGCATGAGTTCGCTGCGCCAGTTCTCCGGCACCAGCCCGCTGTATAGCCTGGATAAAGACGGCAATACGCTGACCAATAATCAAACCCAGGTGAAATACCGGCCGAATGCCGAAATCGGCTTCTATCAGGCCGTCAATGCAGACGGCAACTGGGGGCAGGAAACCCTCAGCCCGGGTTATACCGTCACTACCGGCTGGAAAAACTTCCTGCGGGTGTTGCAGGATGAAGGCATCAAGAAGCCGTTCGTTTCGATCTTCATCTGGACCATCCTGTTCTCGGTGATGACCGTGATCCTCACCGTGGCGGTAGGCATGGTGCTGGCCTGCGTGGTGCAGTGGGAGGCGCTGAAAGGCAAGGCGCTGTACCGCGTGCTGCTGATACTGCCCTACGCGGTGCCGTCGTTTATCTCGATTCTGATCTTCAAAGGGCTGTTCAACCAGAGCTTCGGCGAGATCAACATGATGCTCAGCCACCTGTTCGGCATCAAGCCGGCCTGGTTCAGCGATCCGCTCACCGCCAAGAGCATGATCCTGATAGTCAACACCTGGCTGGGCTACCCGTACATGATGATCCTGTGCATGGGCTTGCTGAAGGCCATTCCGGACGATCTGTATGAGGCTTCGGCAATGGACGGCGCCAGCCCGCTGCAAAACTTCTTCCGCATTACCTTCCCGCTGCTGATCAAGCCGCTGACGCCGCTGATGATCGCCAGCTTCGCCTTCAACTTTAACAACTTCGTGCTGATCCAACTGTTGACCAACGGCGGGCCGGACATGATCGGCACCACCACGCCGGCCGGCTCTACCGACCTGCTGGTCAGCTACACCTACCGCATTGCCTTCGAAGGCGGCGGTGGGCAAGACTTCGGCCTGGCGGCCGCCATCGCCACGCTGATCTTCCTGTTGGTGGGCGCGCTGGCGATCCTGAATCTGAAAGCCAGCAAGATGAACTTTGATTAGGGAGAATAACGATGGCCATGGTTCAACCCAAATCCCAGCGCCTGCGCCTGTGGATCACCCATATTCTGATGCTGAGCTTTATCGCCCTGATCATGTTCCCGCTGCTGATGGTGGTGGCCATTTCGCTGCGCTCCGGCAACTTCGCCACCGGCAGCCTGATACCTGAGCAGATCTCCTGGGATCACTGGCGGCTGGCGCTTGGCCTCAGCGTCACCCACGCCGACGGCAGCGTGACGCCGCCGCCGTTCCCGGTGCTGCTGTGGCTGTGGAACTCGATCAAGATCGCGGCGATCACCGCCATCGGTATCGTGACGCTCTCGACGACCTGCGCCTACGCCTTTGCCCGCATGCGCTTTCGCGGCAAAAGCACGCTGCTGAAAAGCATGCTGATCTTCCAGATGTTCCCGGCGGTGCTGTCACTGGTGGCGCTGTATGCCCTGTTCGATCGCCTGGGCCAGTACCTGCCGTTTATCGGCCTGAACACCCACGGCGGGGTGATCTTCGCCTATATGGGCGGCATCGCGCTGCACGTCTGGACCATCAAAGGCTATTTCGAAACCATCGACAACTCGCTGGAAGAAGCGGCGGCGCTGGACGGCGCCAGCCCGTGGCAGGCCTTCCGCCTGGTGCTGTTGCCGCTGTCGGTGCCAATCCTGGCGGTGGTGTTCATTCTGTCGTTTATCGCCGCCATCACCGAAGTGCCGGTGGCTTCACTGCTGCTGCGCGACGTGAACAGCTACACGCTGGCGGTGGGCATGCAGCAATATCTCAACCCGCAGAACTACCTGTGGGGCGACTTCGCCGCCGCGGCGGTGCTGTCGGCAATACCCATTACCGCCGTATTCCTGCTGGCGCAGCGCTGGCTGGTGGGCGGCCTGACGGCCGGCGGGGTGAAGGGCTAAATTTGTGCCACTGCAATGCGCTTGATGTACTTAGCTTTTTCCAATCAATACCTGTGTCTTCGGCGGCCCTCTGGGCCGCCATTTTTATGGCCCGGTCAACGCGGCCTCAGCTTCAGCCATGAAGGCGAATTTATTCACGCTTTAGCCGGTCGGTGTTGGCCAGATAGAGCGTCACCACCAGCAACAATATCGCGCCGGCATAAATTAGGGTATCAACGGGGTTGTTATGATCCACTATGATCAAACGAATAATCGCGGTAATGCCGATATAAATAAAATAGCGCAGCGGGAAATGATACCCCGACTCAAAATACTTCACAATCAAGGCGATAAATTCAAAGTAAAGGAAATAGATCACAATGCCTTCAATCAATAAATAAGAAGACGACTCCTCATTGTTGAGAAATAACACTTTCGCCAAATGAATGGTTTCCTTCACCAGGAACACCACCAAGATGGCCGCCAACAGCAACAGACCTACGTTCAGCACCCGCTGCAACCCCTTCGCAATCATTATTGAACGCGATGTTTTCGCCATAAAAACTCCCCATCAGTACCGCTAAATTTATCCGCACATCCTAACATAGGCATTATCTTAAAAATGACACCCTCTATAAGTGCACAATAAATTCAATCCAATTCAAATAGTTACAATAGGATATTTCTGGTGGATATATTTGTAGCAAATTGAAATGTCAACTATCATGGGACGTAGATCTTTACATAAAACCAATAACCTCGAATTAACAAGGGAATTCTTTATGCGCGCTAAACTTAACGGACTGGTCGCGGCGGGCCTGTTTACCTGTGCTTTAACCGGCCACGCTGCCGGTTTAGTGGCTCCTGACAACGACCTGCGCAACGATTTGGCCTGGCTGTCCGATCGTGGTGTGATTAACGTCAGCTTGTCCACCTGGCCGTTGAGCCAGGAAGAAATCAACTCCGTCATTGCGCAAGCCAAACCGGTAACCAATACCGAGAAGAATGTCATCGATCGCGTGCAGCGCCGCGTTGATGCCCTGAAGGCCAACGTCCGCATCAGCGGCTACGCCTCTACCGACAAACCCGGCACCCCGCAGGGCTTCGGTCAAAACGAATATGCCGACGACCGTCTGACGGTTGGCGCCGGCGCCAACGGCGACTTCTGGGACGTGCGTCTGCAGGGGTCCGTTGAAGGCGATCAGCGCGTTAGCGATGGCTCTAAATTCAATATGCACGGCTCCTACGGCGCGGTGAAAATCTGGAACCAGTGGCTCTCCTTCGGTGAAGTGTCCCAATGGTGGGGGCCTGGCTATGACGGCAGCCTGATCCGTTCCGACGCCGCACGCCCGGTGGCCGGTTTTATGCTGCAGCGCGCCGACCAGTCGCCGTTTGAAACCCCGTGGCTGTCATGGATTGGCCGCTGGCAGTACCAGCTGACCGCCGGCCAGCTGTCGCAGTACGCGTCGGTACCGCACACCAAACTGATTGGCGGCCGCTTTACCATGATGCCGACCGACTTCGTCGAATTGGGCGCGTCACGCATCATGATGTGGGGCGGCGAGGGCCGCCCGCACTCCTGGAGTTCCTTCTGGGATGCGACAACCGGTAAAGACAACGATGACTCCGGTCAGGGCAACGATCCGGGCAACCAGCTCGCCGGCTTTGACTTCAAGCTGAAAATGCAGCCGCTGATTGGCCTGCCGGTCAGCCTGTACGGCCAGTTGGTCGGCGAAGACGAAGCGGGCTTCCTGCCTTCGCAAAATACCTACCTGCTGGGCCTGGAAGGCCACCCTGAATGGGGCTCCACCACCATCAACTGGTCGATTGAAGGAGCGGATACCCGCGCCGATATGTCCCGTAAAGGGTATGTCTATAGCCATTACACCTATAAAGGTGGCTACTACCAGCAGGGTTACCCGCTGGGCCATGCGATGGGCGGCGACGGCCAGATGCTGTCCGGCCGCGTCGAGCTGGTGCTGGACGACAGCCAGCGCTGGAGCACCCGCCTGGTTTACGCCAAGGTGAACCCGCTGAATCAGAGCACCAACCAGGCGTTCCCGAAATCGGACACGCTGAAAGGCATTCAGCTCGGCTGGGGCTACACCTTCCCTTCCGCGGTCAAGTTCGACACCAGCCTGTGGTACACCAACAGCGACGCCAGCACGGCGGACGACGTGGGCGCCGGCGTGAGCTTCGAAGTGCCGATCAATCTGTAATCGGCAGACGTAAAAAAACCCGCCGCGGCGGGTTTTTTATTGGCTTCAATTCAGCCGGCGGTTAACGCCACTCTTTGAAACGGTTGATCAGCGCATTGGTTGAGCTGTCGTGGCTGCTGACTTTCTCGCTGCCCGCCAGCTCCGGCAGAATGCGGTTAGCCAGCTGTTTGCCCAGCTCCACGCCCCACTGGTCGAAGGTGAAGATGTTCAGGATGGCGCCCTGGGTGAAGATCTTGTGCTCATACAGCGCAATCAGGCTGCCCAGGCTGAACGGGGTGATTTCACGCAGCAGGATGGAGTTGGTCGGGCGGTTGCCTTCGAACACCTTGAACGGCGCTACGTGCTTGACCTGTTCCGGCGTCTTGCCCTGTGCGGCGAACTCGGCCTCCACCACTTCCAGCGATTTACCGAACGCCAGCGCTTCGGTCTGCGCGAAGAAGTTCGACAGCAGCTTGGCATGATGGTCGCTCAGCGGATTATGGCTGACCGCCGGGGCGATAAAGTCGCAAGGAACCAGCTTGGTGCCCTGGTGAATCAGCTGGTAGAACGCGTGCTGGCCGTTGGTGCCCGGCTCGCCCCAGATGATTGGGCCGGTCTGGTAATCGACCGGATTGCCGTTGCGGTCTACATATTTGCCGTTGGACTCCATGTTGCCTTGCTGGAAGTAAGCGGCAAAACGGTGCATGTACTGGTCATACGGCAAAATGGCTTCGGTTTCGGCGCCAAAGAAGTTGTTGTACCAGATACCGATCAGCGCCAACAGCACCGGCAGGTTTTTCTCCGCCGGGGTGTTCGCGAAGTGTTGGTCCATCGCGTGCGCGCCGCTCAGCAGCTGCTCGAAGTTCTCATAGCCCACGGAAAGCGCGATCGACAGGCCGATCGCCGACCACAGAGAGTAACGGCCGCCCACCCAGTCCCAGAATTCGAACATGTTGTCGGTATCGATGCCGAACTCGGCTACCGCTTTGCCGTTGGTAGACAGCGCGGCGAAGTGTTTCGCCACGTGCTGCTGGTCGGCCGCGCTGCTCAGGAACCAGTCGCGCGCGCTGTGGGCGTTGGTCATGGTTTCCTGCGTGGTGAAGGTTTTGGACGCCACCAGGAACAGCGTGGTTTCCGGGTTCAGCGGCTTCAGCGTTTCGGCGATGTGCGTACCGTCGACGTTGGAGACGAAGTGCATGTTCAGATGGTTTTTATACGGGCGCAGCGCTTCGGTGACCATGTACGGGCCGAGATCCGAACCGCCGATGCCGATGTTCACCACGTCGGTGATCGGCTTGCCGGTGTAGCCTTTCCAGTCGCCGCCGATCACCCGGCCGCAGAACTGTTTGATTTTTGCCAGCACCGCATTCACTTCCGGCATCACGTCTTTACCGTCGACGATAATCGGGCTGTTGCTGCGGTTGCGCAGCGCGATATGCAGTACTGCGCGATCTTCGGTGCGGTTGATTTTCTCGCCGGCGAACATCGACTTGATGGCGCTTTGCAGATCGGTTTCTTTCGCCAGCGCCTGCAGTTTTTCCAGGGTTTCTTCAGTGATGCGGTTTTTGGAATAGTCCACCAGCATCTGATCGTCGAAGGTGGCGGAAAACTTGGAGAAACGCTCACTGTCCTGCGCAAACAAATCGGCGATGCGGACGTCTTTCATCTGTGCAAAATGTTGCTGCAGGGCTTGCCAAGCAGCGGTTTGACTAGGATTGATATTTTTCATAGCAACACTCTTAGGCTTGAGAATAAAGATGCGTGGTTGTCCGATTGTAGCCTGTTCGACTGTGATTATGATCTCTTTTCTTGCGATAGGCGCTAACTGTCAACGCGTGCCGCATCGTTTCAGCTTTTCCCCTATACTTTTGGCTAACGGCCTGTTACCAGCGCTGCGGAATTGTCACTGGAATGTGCCATGTTGTTGTTCATACCGTATTTGAAAGGGATCTCCGCTATGGAATTATCTGCCCCATTGATGTTGGTGGTCATCGGCCTGAGCTCGTTGCTGGCCCAGTGGCTGGCCTGGCTGCTGCGCCTGCCCGCCATCTTGCCTTTGCTGCTGTTCGGCATCCTGCTGGGGCCGGCGGTGCACCTGGTGCAGCCGGACCTGCTGTTCGGCGATTTGCTGTTTCCATTAGTGTCACTGTCGGTGGCAATCATCTTATTTGAAGGCGCGCTGACGCTGCGGGTTGAGGAAATACGCGGCCTCGGCGGCGTAGTGCGCAACCTGGTCAGCATCGGCATGCTGGCGACTTTCCTGACCATCAGCGTCGCCAGCTGGTGGTTGCTGGATTTCCCGCCGGAGCTGGCGGCGCTGATCGGCGCGGTGACGGTGGTGACCGGGCCGACGGTGATCGCCCCGCTGATGCGCGTGGTGCGGCCAAACGCCAATATCAATCAGGTGCTGCGCTGGGAGGGCATCGTTATTGACCCGGTAGGCGCCATCTTCACCCTGCTGGTGTTCGAATTTATCGTGCTGAAGCAGAACGCGGAATCTTACACCCACCTGTTTTGGACGCTGGGGATTACCGCCGCCGTCGGCCTGATCGCCGGTGCGCTGTTCGGCTACCTGCTGGGCCTGGCGCTGCGCCGCGTCTGGCTGCCGCGCTATCTGCAAAACCTGGCGGTGCTGGCGATCATGCTGACCGCTTTCGGCGTTTCCAACGCCATCGCCGACGAATCCGGCCTGTTGACCGTCACCGTGATGGGCATCTGGCTGGCCAATATGCGCGACGTGGACACCAGCGACATTCTGGCGTTCAAGGAGGAGCTGTCGGCGATCCTTATTTCGGCGCTGTTTATCATTCTGGCGGCGCGGCTGGACATCAACGCGCTGTGGAACATGGGCTGGCCGCTGCTGGGCCTGTTGCTGGTAGTGCAGTTTATCGCCCGCCCGCTGTGCATCGCGGTGTCGACCTGGCGCTCCTCCCTGCACTGGCGCGACCGTTTGCTGCTGTGTTGGATAGCGCCGCGCGGCATCGTCGCCGCCGCGGTCAGTTCGCTGTTCGCGCTGACGCTGCAGCGCAGCGGCTACCAGGGCGCCGATCGGCTGGTGACCGTGGTGTTCGCCATCATCATCGGCACCGTGGTGCTGCAGAGCCTGACCAGCGGCATGATGGCGCGCTGGCTGCGGGTACAGCAGCAAAAACCGCGCGGCGTGCTGATCGTCGGCGCCAACAGCGTGGCGCGCATGCTGGCGCAGGCGCTGATGAAAATGAATATCCCGGTGCTCGTCACCGACAGCAGCTGGGAATACTACCGCCAGGCGCGCATGGAAGGCATCCCGGCCTATTACGGTCATGCCTACTCCGAACATGCCGAAAACTACCTCGACCTGAGCGATACCGCCCAGGTGCTGGCGCTGTCGCCCAACCGCCACCAGAACGCCTTGGCGGTCTATCACTTCGGGCATATCTTTGGCGACGATCACGTGTTCGCCATCCGCTCCGGCGCACCGCTGAAAGGCCGCGGCAACAGTTCGGAGAGCTCGCGCTTTCGCCGGCATGAGATCCTGTTCAATCAGGAAGCCACCTACGGCCGTCTGAGCAGCCTGATAGCCAAAGGCGCCACCATCAAGGCGACCAAGCTGAATGAGAATTTCGGCTGGCTGGAATATCTGGAAAAACACCAGGGCGTGATCCCGCTGTTTTGCCAACGCGAAGACGGTTCGCTGCAGCCGATCGGCGCAGGCGCCGCGCCGGCCATGCCCTGTACGCTAATCGCCCTGGTGCAAGATGAAAATCCCTCAACGTCTGCCCGTTGACAGAACGGCGATAACCGGCTATTCCTAACAGCCTACTTGCGCACCCGGTGCGCAAGCCAGAAGAGGCGCGTCGCCCAGGTAGAGTGTCAGAGGAGCCGTTTTCCAATGACGGCACATGAGGGGGAGCGACGCCGAGGTAAGATGATCCGCGGCGATCATCTTATCGGCTACAGGGGCTGAATCCCCTGGGTTGTCACCAGGATCGCCCTTTGCGGGCGGTCGGCAAGGTGGGGCGCTTCTGGGTGTATCGTAGCTTTACCTCTACGCCTGCTCCCTGTTTACCGCTCTCCCCTTGTGCCAAGGCTATGGAATAAAGTGCCCTCTGAAGACGGCATCCCTGACACGAGGTTTTTACATGACCCAAGCAGCACCCCATGATTCTACCGTGGTAGCCAAGTTCGGCGGCACCAGCGTTGCCGACTTCGAAGCCATGAACCGCAGCGCCGACGTGGTGCTCTCCAACCCGCAGGTGCGCCTGGTGGTGCTGTCCGCTTCGGCCGGCG is drawn from Serratia entomophila and contains these coding sequences:
- the malF gene encoding maltose ABC transporter permease MalF, translated to MQLAHAGSPARKKSKWWQSDVLKWLAIGLLSLVTCYLIVLMYAQGEYLFAIMTLILVGAGLYVFANRRAYAWRYVYPGIAGMGLFVLFPLICTIAIAFTNYSSTNQLTFERAQSVLMQRQFQTGKTFTFGLYPAANQQWRLQLIHPDSGQQLISEPFRFDAAAPQTLKLTAESAEPAGERATLRVITQNRQALNQLVAQLPDGGELRMSSLRQFSGTSPLYSLDKDGNTLTNNQTQVKYRPNAEIGFYQAVNADGNWGQETLSPGYTVTTGWKNFLRVLQDEGIKKPFVSIFIWTILFSVMTVILTVAVGMVLACVVQWEALKGKALYRVLLILPYAVPSFISILIFKGLFNQSFGEINMMLSHLFGIKPAWFSDPLTAKSMILIVNTWLGYPYMMILCMGLLKAIPDDLYEASAMDGASPLQNFFRITFPLLIKPLTPLMIASFAFNFNNFVLIQLLTNGGPDMIGTTTPAGSTDLLVSYTYRIAFEGGGGQDFGLAAAIATLIFLLVGALAILNLKASKMNFD
- the malG gene encoding maltose ABC transporter permease MalG — its product is MAMVQPKSQRLRLWITHILMLSFIALIMFPLLMVVAISLRSGNFATGSLIPEQISWDHWRLALGLSVTHADGSVTPPPFPVLLWLWNSIKIAAITAIGIVTLSTTCAYAFARMRFRGKSTLLKSMLIFQMFPAVLSLVALYALFDRLGQYLPFIGLNTHGGVIFAYMGGIALHVWTIKGYFETIDNSLEEAAALDGASPWQAFRLVLLPLSVPILAVVFILSFIAAITEVPVASLLLRDVNSYTLAVGMQQYLNPQNYLWGDFAAAAVLSAIPITAVFLLAQRWLVGGLTAGGVKG
- the psiE gene encoding phosphate-starvation-inducible protein PsiE — translated: MAKTSRSIMIAKGLQRVLNVGLLLLAAILVVFLVKETIHLAKVLFLNNEESSSYLLIEGIVIYFLYFEFIALIVKYFESGYHFPLRYFIYIGITAIIRLIIVDHNNPVDTLIYAGAILLLVVTLYLANTDRLKRE
- a CDS encoding capsule assembly Wzi family protein → MRAKLNGLVAAGLFTCALTGHAAGLVAPDNDLRNDLAWLSDRGVINVSLSTWPLSQEEINSVIAQAKPVTNTEKNVIDRVQRRVDALKANVRISGYASTDKPGTPQGFGQNEYADDRLTVGAGANGDFWDVRLQGSVEGDQRVSDGSKFNMHGSYGAVKIWNQWLSFGEVSQWWGPGYDGSLIRSDAARPVAGFMLQRADQSPFETPWLSWIGRWQYQLTAGQLSQYASVPHTKLIGGRFTMMPTDFVELGASRIMMWGGEGRPHSWSSFWDATTGKDNDDSGQGNDPGNQLAGFDFKLKMQPLIGLPVSLYGQLVGEDEAGFLPSQNTYLLGLEGHPEWGSTTINWSIEGADTRADMSRKGYVYSHYTYKGGYYQQGYPLGHAMGGDGQMLSGRVELVLDDSQRWSTRLVYAKVNPLNQSTNQAFPKSDTLKGIQLGWGYTFPSAVKFDTSLWYTNSDASTADDVGAGVSFEVPINL
- the pgi gene encoding glucose-6-phosphate isomerase, whose amino-acid sequence is MKNINPSQTAAWQALQQHFAQMKDVRIADLFAQDSERFSKFSATFDDQMLVDYSKNRITEETLEKLQALAKETDLQSAIKSMFAGEKINRTEDRAVLHIALRNRSNSPIIVDGKDVMPEVNAVLAKIKQFCGRVIGGDWKGYTGKPITDVVNIGIGGSDLGPYMVTEALRPYKNHLNMHFVSNVDGTHIAETLKPLNPETTLFLVASKTFTTQETMTNAHSARDWFLSSAADQQHVAKHFAALSTNGKAVAEFGIDTDNMFEFWDWVGGRYSLWSAIGLSIALSVGYENFEQLLSGAHAMDQHFANTPAEKNLPVLLALIGIWYNNFFGAETEAILPYDQYMHRFAAYFQQGNMESNGKYVDRNGNPVDYQTGPIIWGEPGTNGQHAFYQLIHQGTKLVPCDFIAPAVSHNPLSDHHAKLLSNFFAQTEALAFGKSLEVVEAEFAAQGKTPEQVKHVAPFKVFEGNRPTNSILLREITPFSLGSLIALYEHKIFTQGAILNIFTFDQWGVELGKQLANRILPELAGSEKVSSHDSSTNALINRFKEWR
- a CDS encoding cation:proton antiporter; this translates as MELSAPLMLVVIGLSSLLAQWLAWLLRLPAILPLLLFGILLGPAVHLVQPDLLFGDLLFPLVSLSVAIILFEGALTLRVEEIRGLGGVVRNLVSIGMLATFLTISVASWWLLDFPPELAALIGAVTVVTGPTVIAPLMRVVRPNANINQVLRWEGIVIDPVGAIFTLLVFEFIVLKQNAESYTHLFWTLGITAAVGLIAGALFGYLLGLALRRVWLPRYLQNLAVLAIMLTAFGVSNAIADESGLLTVTVMGIWLANMRDVDTSDILAFKEELSAILISALFIILAARLDINALWNMGWPLLGLLLVVQFIARPLCIAVSTWRSSLHWRDRLLLCWIAPRGIVAAAVSSLFALTLQRSGYQGADRLVTVVFAIIIGTVVLQSLTSGMMARWLRVQQQKPRGVLIVGANSVARMLAQALMKMNIPVLVTDSSWEYYRQARMEGIPAYYGHAYSEHAENYLDLSDTAQVLALSPNRHQNALAVYHFGHIFGDDHVFAIRSGAPLKGRGNSSESSRFRRHEILFNQEATYGRLSSLIAKGATIKATKLNENFGWLEYLEKHQGVIPLFCQREDGSLQPIGAGAAPAMPCTLIALVQDENPSTSAR